In Felis catus isolate Fca126 chromosome A2, F.catus_Fca126_mat1.0, whole genome shotgun sequence, the following proteins share a genomic window:
- the ING3 gene encoding inhibitor of growth protein 3 isoform X3: MLYLEDYLEMIEQLPMDLRDRFTEMREMDLQVQNAMDQLEQRVSEFFMNAKKNKPEWREEQMASIKKDYYKALEDADEKVQLANQIYDL; encoded by the exons ATGTTGTACCTAGAGGACTATCTGGAAA TGATTGAACAGCTTCCAATGGACCTGCGGGACCGCTTCACTGAGATGCGCGAGATGGACCTGCAGGTGCAGA ATGCAATGGATCAACTAGAACAAAGAGTCAGTGAATTCTTtatgaatgcaaagaaaaataaaccggAGTGGAGAGAAGAACAAATGGCATCCATCAAAAAA gaTTACTATAAAGCTTTGGAAGATGCAGATGAGAAGGTACAGTTGGCAAACCAGATATATGACTTG TAG